One part of the Saprospiraceae bacterium genome encodes these proteins:
- the speB gene encoding agmatinase gives MKESAKTYAGIPEKYANFDFAQVLLTSIPYDGTSTWGKGADEGFKAFMNASENMELFDIETMSEPYKKGVYLEKPLKVKKRSPEEMVELVYQYALQQLKSGKLPTYFGGEHSISIGLIRAFAKKYKNLTVVQLDAHTDLRQEYMGTKFNHACALAEAQKYTNLLQVGIRSMDISEKKFLEKDKVYFAHNIMDNDYWMEESIKKMSDKVYITLDLDVFDSSLMPSTGTPEPGGMEWYQVLQYLRMIFLRKHVVGFDIVELAPNPHNQAPDFLAAKLYYKMLAYYFERNNRTIS, from the coding sequence ATGAAAGAGAGTGCAAAAACATATGCAGGTATTCCGGAGAAATATGCAAACTTTGATTTTGCTCAGGTCCTCTTAACGTCTATTCCATATGATGGCACCAGTACTTGGGGAAAAGGTGCAGATGAAGGTTTTAAAGCATTTATGAATGCTTCAGAGAATATGGAATTGTTTGATATTGAAACGATGTCTGAACCTTATAAAAAGGGTGTTTATTTAGAAAAGCCATTAAAAGTTAAAAAACGAAGTCCAGAAGAAATGGTGGAGTTGGTTTATCAATATGCTTTGCAACAATTAAAGTCTGGTAAACTTCCGACTTATTTTGGAGGAGAGCATAGCATTAGTATTGGATTGATTCGAGCTTTTGCAAAGAAATACAAAAACCTTACAGTGGTCCAATTAGACGCGCATACAGACCTGAGACAAGAATATATGGGCACAAAATTTAATCATGCTTGTGCTTTAGCTGAAGCTCAGAAATATACAAATCTTCTTCAGGTGGGTATTCGCAGTATGGATATCAGTGAGAAAAAATTTTTAGAAAAGGACAAAGTATATTTTGCCCATAATATTATGGACAATGATTATTGGATGGAGGAATCCATTAAAAAGATGTCGGACAAAGTTTATATTACCTTGGATTTAGATGTATTTGATTCATCTTTAATGCCAAGTACGGGCACTCCAGAACCAGGTGGTATGGAATGGTATCAGGTTCTTCAATATCTTCGAATGATTTTTTTAAGGAAGCATGTAGTTGGTTTTGATATTGTTGAGCTGGCTCCAAATCCACATAACCAGGCGCCTGATTTTTTAGCCGCTAAATTGTACTATAAAATGTTGGCATATTATTTTGAAAGGAACAATCGGACAATCTCTTAA
- a CDS encoding deoxyhypusine synthase family protein, with the protein MNKGPVSQFIEHHYRHFNAASLVDAAKGYELHLTEGGKMMVTLAGAMSTAELGVSLAEMIRQGKVDIISCTGANLEEDLMNLVAHSHYKRIPNYRDLTPQQEWELLEQGLNRVTDTCIPEEEAFRRLQKHIYDLWKNADSNGDRYFPHQYMYQMLLSGVLKPYYEIDPKDSWMIAAAERNLPIVCPGWEDSTMGNIFASYIIKGALKASTMKSGIEYMVYLSEWYRENSGGKGVGFFQIGGGIAGDFPICVVPMMYQDLEWHDVPFWSYFCQISDSTTSYGSYSGAVPNEKITWGKLDIDTPKYIIESDATIVAPLIFAWILGW; encoded by the coding sequence ATGAATAAAGGTCCAGTTTCTCAATTTATTGAACATCATTATAGACATTTTAATGCAGCATCCCTTGTAGATGCGGCGAAAGGTTATGAGCTTCATTTAACAGAAGGAGGAAAAATGATGGTAACCTTGGCAGGAGCGATGAGTACTGCAGAATTAGGTGTATCTCTTGCAGAAATGATCCGTCAAGGCAAAGTTGATATTATATCTTGCACAGGTGCAAATCTTGAAGAAGATTTGATGAATCTAGTAGCACATTCTCATTATAAAAGAATACCAAATTACAGAGATCTGACTCCCCAGCAGGAATGGGAATTGTTAGAGCAAGGATTAAATCGGGTTACAGACACGTGTATACCTGAAGAGGAGGCGTTTCGTCGATTGCAGAAACATATCTATGATTTATGGAAAAATGCAGATTCCAATGGAGATCGATATTTTCCACATCAATATATGTATCAAATGTTATTAAGCGGAGTATTAAAGCCCTATTACGAAATTGATCCAAAGGATTCCTGGATGATCGCGGCAGCAGAACGCAATTTGCCCATAGTGTGCCCGGGATGGGAAGATAGTACCATGGGAAATATATTTGCTTCGTATATTATAAAAGGAGCACTTAAAGCAAGTACCATGAAAAGTGGCATTGAATACATGGTTTATTTATCTGAATGGTATAGGGAAAATTCAGGAGGGAAAGGAGTTGGTTTTTTTCAAATTGGAGGAGGCATAGCGGGGGATTTTCCGATTTGTGTTGTCCCTATGATGTACCAGGATTTAGAATGGCACGATGTTCCATTTTGGTCTTACTTCTGTCAAATATCAGATTCTACAACTTCTTATGGATCTTATTCTGGAGCAGTTCCTAATGAAAAAATAACCTGGGGCAAATTAGATATAGACACCCCTAAATATATTATTGAAAGTGATGCTACAATTGTAGCACCTTTAATATTTGCCTGGATCCTTGGCTGGTAA
- a CDS encoding TraR/DksA family transcriptional regulator: MKTRYSDEELMEFKKVIDDKLESTKRELDDIEQQMMELRDNMADEQGGDWFDDSSIHTEIEFLTKMAERQKQFIQNLEMALIRIKNKTYGICLVSGELIEKQRLLLVPHATKSVKAKESEHPSAPTAEQRNEAPMYEDEEDNPPLD; this comes from the coding sequence ATGAAAACCAGATATTCCGATGAAGAATTGATGGAATTTAAGAAAGTCATTGATGACAAACTTGAGAGCACCAAACGCGAGCTAGATGATATTGAGCAACAAATGATGGAGTTGCGAGATAATATGGCTGACGAACAAGGTGGTGATTGGTTTGATGACAGTTCCATACACACTGAAATTGAGTTTCTTACAAAGATGGCTGAACGACAAAAGCAGTTTATCCAAAATCTGGAAATGGCTTTGATCAGAATCAAGAATAAAACTTATGGAATTTGCCTTGTTTCCGGTGAATTAATTGAAAAACAACGTTTATTGTTGGTTCCACATGCTACAAAAAGTGTAAAAGCTAAAGAAAGCGAACATCCTTCTGCTCCAACTGCAGAACAAAGAAATGAGGCTCCTATGTACGAGGATGAAGAAGATAATCCACCTTTAGATTAA
- the corA gene encoding magnesium/cobalt transporter CorA gives MSRKKKVGLSPGSLIYTGEAKKETPVLSGLKYNSQQLLEIHQNQCLHINFENGFHYWLDLKGIHDVNLIANIGERFGIHRLILEDILDPGQRVKIEDYDSAIFAIIHHVEYNKINKEFIKEQIAIYCTKHLLISFQENPDDTFAIIRDRMHMDLSRIRNRNSDYLFYAIIDYVVDKYYLVVEAFHDEIEILEDRVLREDLDLKLDELHVLRNHIISLKRYIFPLREEVSKIKKLESNLIDEATFIFLRDLQDNIQHLIESLDNQRELLNGLRELILSKANLNMNKDMKWLTVVSTISIPILFFTGVYGMNFENMPELKWKYGYLTWWIGITIVVIGMIAFLKKKKLF, from the coding sequence ATGAGTCGTAAGAAAAAAGTTGGTTTATCCCCCGGAAGTCTTATTTATACAGGAGAAGCAAAAAAAGAAACACCCGTTTTAAGTGGTTTAAAGTATAATTCACAGCAATTATTGGAGATCCACCAAAATCAATGTCTGCATATAAATTTTGAAAATGGATTTCACTATTGGTTAGATTTAAAAGGAATTCATGATGTCAACCTGATTGCAAATATCGGAGAACGATTTGGAATTCATCGCTTGATTCTTGAAGATATTTTGGATCCAGGCCAAAGAGTAAAAATCGAAGATTATGATTCCGCCATATTTGCAATTATCCATCATGTTGAATATAACAAGATAAATAAGGAATTCATAAAAGAACAAATTGCAATATACTGTACAAAACATTTACTTATTAGCTTTCAAGAAAATCCAGATGATACGTTTGCTATAATCAGAGATCGGATGCATATGGATTTATCCCGTATAAGAAACAGGAATAGTGATTATCTATTTTATGCTATCATAGATTATGTGGTAGACAAATACTATTTAGTGGTAGAAGCGTTTCACGATGAAATAGAGATCCTGGAAGATCGCGTTTTAAGAGAAGATTTAGATTTAAAGTTGGATGAACTTCATGTATTAAGAAATCACATCATAAGTTTAAAGCGATATATTTTCCCATTGCGGGAAGAGGTTAGTAAAATTAAAAAATTAGAATCTAATTTAATAGATGAAGCCACTTTTATCTTCCTTAGAGATCTTCAAGATAATATTCAACATTTAATTGAATCTTTGGATAACCAAAGAGAACTTTTAAATGGATTGCGGGAATTGATCTTAAGTAAAGCGAATCTGAACATGAATAAAGATATGAAATGGTTAACTGTTGTATCCACCATTTCAATTCCTATCTTATTTTTCACGGGAGTATATGGTATGAATTTTGAGAACATGCCAGAGCTTAAATGGAAATACGGTTACTTAACCTGGTGGATCGGTATAACCATTGTAGTCATAGGAATGATTGCATTCCTAAAAAAGAAGAAATTATTCTAG
- a CDS encoding polysaccharide deacetylase family protein yields the protein MIKVLLYSQTQHPRLEYVIRFIKAYSNAWDLQRTQSKEEYLAFEGPSINYSQFPLKGSEVFLFESGWLYKKLKDYEQIPKLNKSVDFILFPTTDSRSFDLFAALFYLIARIEEYLPFPKDKHGRFPATQSILFKNEALNIPIIDIWVFQFIQKLELKFQIKILKAQINPSWSIGIDIDQFYKFKYKSIFKKIVGTFRAFILGNFLEFKQRMLTYTGIQKDPFDSYHWIESLNIEKNQIHFFILAGGNSAYDKNQAIELEAIKSIVDHIKTFAQIGIHPSYFSNIKADTIAQEKSLLTKILGGEINKSRQHFLKILFPETYQNLIKNQITFDFSLGYADQSGFRAGTCKSFNWYDVEIEYETSLIIYPLNAMDRTYLNYTKLTSDEAMNDIKQLFDSCMKYHGHFHLVWHNSSFDFKFEWKTWDGKLETLVKYFKCYNNNSRNES from the coding sequence TTGATTAAAGTCCTACTCTATTCTCAAACGCAGCATCCAAGACTGGAGTATGTGATCCGTTTTATTAAAGCTTACAGCAATGCTTGGGATTTGCAACGAACGCAATCAAAAGAGGAATATCTGGCTTTTGAAGGCCCTTCTATAAATTACAGTCAATTTCCCTTAAAAGGATCCGAAGTATTTTTGTTTGAAAGTGGCTGGTTATATAAGAAGCTAAAAGATTATGAGCAGATACCCAAATTAAATAAATCTGTAGATTTTATATTATTCCCGACTACAGATTCTCGTTCCTTTGATTTGTTTGCTGCGCTATTTTACCTGATTGCAAGAATTGAAGAATATTTACCTTTTCCAAAGGATAAACACGGACGGTTTCCTGCAACTCAAAGTATCTTATTTAAAAATGAAGCCTTGAATATTCCCATTATAGATATTTGGGTCTTTCAATTTATTCAAAAGCTTGAATTGAAATTTCAAATTAAAATTCTTAAAGCTCAAATTAATCCATCCTGGTCAATTGGAATTGATATTGATCAATTTTATAAATTTAAATACAAATCCATTTTTAAAAAAATAGTTGGAACTTTCAGGGCATTCATTTTAGGAAATTTTTTAGAATTTAAACAACGTATGTTAACCTATACCGGGATTCAAAAAGATCCATTTGACTCTTATCATTGGATTGAATCTCTGAACATTGAAAAGAATCAAATCCATTTTTTCATATTAGCCGGCGGAAATTCAGCATATGATAAAAATCAAGCTATAGAATTAGAGGCAATCAAATCCATTGTGGATCATATAAAAACCTTTGCTCAAATTGGAATTCACCCCTCCTATTTTTCCAATATAAAAGCGGATACTATCGCACAAGAAAAATCATTACTAACTAAAATTCTTGGTGGTGAAATAAATAAATCTCGTCAGCATTTTCTCAAAATTCTTTTTCCAGAAACATACCAAAATTTAATAAAAAATCAAATTACTTTTGATTTCAGCCTTGGATATGCTGATCAATCAGGATTCAGAGCAGGTACTTGCAAATCATTTAATTGGTATGATGTTGAAATTGAATATGAAACTTCGCTTATAATTTATCCTTTAAATGCGATGGATCGAACCTATTTAAATTATACAAAATTAACTTCGGATGAAGCCATGAATGATATTAAACAGCTCTTTGATAGTTGCATGAAATATCATGGGCACTTTCATTTAGTTTGGCATAATAGCTCCTTTGATTTTAAATTTGAATGGAAAACCTGGGATGGCAAATTAGAAACTTTAGTGAAGTATTTTAAATGTTACAATAACAATTCAAGAAATGAGTCGTAA
- the lipA gene encoding lipoyl synthase translates to MIELELIAASEAKPRRPEWLRVRLPIGEDYRRVRALVDEYKLHTICQSGNCPNMGECWGAGTATFMILGNVCTRSCSFCAVKTGRPTEYDTDEPRRVAEAIRLMNVKHAVITSVNRDELADRGAEIWYQTIITVKKECPETTIETLIPDVKANWDALERMISAGQEVVSHNMETVERLYRMVRPQAKYQRSLEQIRRIKEFGKRTKTGIMLGLGEEKAEVLKAMDDLLISGCDVLTLGQYLQPTKMHLEVANFVHPDQFAEYKEIGLTKGFRYVESGPMVRSSYHAERHLA, encoded by the coding sequence ATGATTGAACTTGAGCTTATAGCTGCTTCAGAAGCCAAACCTAGAAGACCCGAATGGCTTAGAGTTCGATTGCCAATTGGAGAAGATTACCGAAGGGTTAGAGCACTCGTCGATGAGTATAAACTGCATACTATATGTCAAAGTGGTAATTGCCCAAATATGGGTGAATGCTGGGGTGCTGGTACAGCAACCTTTATGATTTTAGGAAATGTATGTACCCGATCGTGTAGTTTTTGTGCAGTCAAAACTGGAAGACCTACAGAATATGATACCGATGAGCCGAGAAGGGTTGCAGAAGCAATTCGACTTATGAACGTTAAACATGCCGTTATTACATCTGTAAATCGGGATGAATTAGCAGATCGCGGTGCTGAAATTTGGTATCAGACCATTATAACTGTGAAAAAAGAATGCCCAGAAACAACAATTGAAACTTTAATACCTGATGTAAAAGCAAATTGGGATGCATTGGAACGGATGATTAGTGCTGGTCAGGAAGTGGTTTCTCATAATATGGAAACCGTTGAACGATTATATCGCATGGTTCGTCCCCAAGCTAAATATCAACGAAGCCTTGAACAAATTAGGCGAATTAAAGAATTTGGTAAAAGAACGAAAACAGGAATTATGCTTGGTTTAGGTGAAGAAAAAGCAGAAGTGTTAAAAGCTATGGATGATTTGCTAATAAGTGGCTGTGATGTCTTAACTTTGGGCCAATATCTCCAACCAACCAAAATGCATCTGGAAGTTGCAAATTTTGTACATCCGGATCAGTTTGCAGAATATAAGGAGATTGGCTTAACTAAAGGTTTTCGTTATGTGGAAAGTGGACCTATGGTGAGAAGTAGTTATCATGCAGAACGTCACTTGGCTTAA
- a CDS encoding gliding motility-associated C-terminal domain-containing protein: MRFCLLFSLILWSSIGYSQNYIVNSVNDLDDGVCDAVHCSFREAVKAAEADGVASIITFGISGPGPFLISPTMSFPNILQTDLTIIGESQPSPPGSIIIDFNFRNFMGVPFWTIQASRFIISGITFREFLYENLGDHIFKIGDLGLTADNCTLRNCSFYDDNSLFPLLPKEIILVNDADNVVISNNKFATDVNISSIFKLDGYLTIDANIGTRKVSIDSNIFANKIQMIEISGGDVSINKNIFGALDTNKAVNFLVPDIGIRSLSSDKLTIHDNFFFGIQKNAILQTQSNRDVVISKNRFYNNIEDINTTSNPNSNVLLIDNTARDGRQFVTSSGNPEIYFERNNINNYDSVFTNLNDPLTRKVRHIDNRMTCINDKLIILNPALFPSHPVPVISSVNRNQITGTGNPNDSIVVYSNNRLLCPNAICQGGSELGRTQADASGNWILNATYPNRTSISAFQFINNPNTRPTIYSEFSNCYQCSGQVKINFNPSICAGQIINFRGKNYSQANPKDSIFVRGDGVSICDSVILVNVGINSNFRSSLNVAICYQDTLRFGTVEIHKDHLVDSLLLKSTAGCDSIITITGREVGLDSITQTICDNASITIFGTRFDKNNTSGVARGIGQAVSGCDSVVFVSLKINNFTEFFLNAVLCPGKDTLVQGQLFNQARPKGDVPLPGGSSTGCDSIIHVDLLYPNNIGSFSTTICPGDSVLVVNRFFSDQNPTGQIIIPNGSSFGCDTIINVAITVLPNAMGFFNAEICRGDTLILGSQREIFFSGKLTGTLRENNGAANGCDSLVRVQLSEIQDAIGKFDTVLCDQQTVTYEGETFSKSRPRGSFKILNASSRMCDSFVNVNITFIPQTIGFFSPMICSKDSIRVGNQFFSARNPTGQIPLISAAGCDSILNVSVHINPIIQAQFEPKELKCNAANTGELIINTITGGSGTFKVSIDNGPTLNFTSGQTIGNLAQGNHTIRIIDQLSCDTSFTFTINNSQSLFLQLPNDTTIKLGNAVNINASANFNPSIITWDPTLFLSCTNCLNPQSKPDQTVTYMLTLEDDKGCIIKDNMTITVLVDEADIFVPNVFSPNGDNINDFFNPVFKFPEKTSILVFRIFDRWGNMVYEKLNGAIGDPFPWDGKFQAEKLNPGVYTYAIQYAGEDKVGKWKTGDLTLLR; the protein is encoded by the coding sequence ATGAGATTTTGTTTATTATTTAGTTTAATACTCTGGAGTTCAATAGGATACTCCCAAAATTATATTGTTAATTCTGTAAATGATCTGGATGACGGTGTTTGTGATGCTGTTCATTGTAGTTTTAGAGAAGCTGTAAAAGCAGCTGAAGCAGATGGAGTAGCAAGTATAATTACTTTTGGTATTTCAGGTCCTGGTCCTTTTTTAATTAGTCCCACGATGTCTTTTCCAAATATTTTGCAAACGGATTTGACAATTATTGGAGAGTCTCAACCAAGCCCACCGGGTTCTATAATTATTGATTTTAATTTCCGTAATTTTATGGGCGTTCCTTTTTGGACGATTCAAGCTTCCAGATTTATTATTAGTGGTATAACTTTTAGAGAATTCTTATATGAAAATTTAGGCGACCATATTTTTAAAATTGGGGACCTCGGTTTAACAGCAGATAATTGTACTCTTAGAAATTGTTCTTTCTATGATGATAATTCTTTGTTTCCACTTTTACCTAAGGAAATAATTCTGGTAAATGACGCAGATAATGTCGTTATTTCAAATAATAAATTTGCAACGGACGTGAATATTTCATCCATCTTTAAACTAGATGGTTATTTAACAATTGATGCGAATATTGGCACAAGAAAAGTGAGCATAGATTCAAATATTTTTGCGAATAAAATTCAGATGATTGAAATATCAGGAGGGGATGTATCAATCAATAAAAATATTTTTGGAGCTTTAGATACCAATAAAGCAGTTAATTTTTTAGTACCTGATATTGGAATCCGATCTTTAAGTTCCGATAAACTAACCATCCATGATAATTTTTTCTTTGGGATTCAAAAGAATGCCATTTTACAAACGCAATCAAATCGGGATGTTGTGATTTCTAAAAATCGATTTTATAATAATATAGAGGATATTAACACGACTTCCAATCCGAATAGTAATGTATTATTAATTGATAACACCGCACGGGATGGAAGGCAATTTGTTACATCAAGTGGTAATCCTGAGATTTATTTTGAACGAAATAATATTAATAATTATGATTCTGTTTTTACAAATTTAAATGATCCACTCACGCGTAAAGTGAGACATATTGATAACCGGATGACCTGTATCAATGATAAGTTGATCATCCTGAATCCGGCATTATTTCCATCGCATCCGGTACCTGTTATTTCAAGTGTAAATCGCAATCAAATTACCGGAACAGGAAATCCAAATGATAGTATTGTTGTCTACTCTAATAACCGCCTACTTTGCCCAAATGCTATTTGTCAAGGAGGAAGTGAATTAGGTAGGACTCAAGCAGATGCTTCAGGTAATTGGATCTTAAATGCTACCTATCCAAATCGAACTTCAATTTCTGCATTTCAATTTATTAATAATCCAAATACAAGACCAACTATCTATTCTGAGTTTTCTAATTGTTATCAATGCTCAGGTCAAGTTAAAATTAATTTTAACCCTTCAATATGTGCAGGTCAAATAATTAATTTTAGAGGCAAAAATTATTCGCAAGCAAATCCTAAAGATTCCATTTTTGTGAGGGGTGACGGAGTCAGTATCTGTGATTCTGTAATTCTTGTAAATGTTGGTATTAATAGCAATTTTCGTTCAAGTTTGAATGTTGCAATATGTTATCAAGATACCCTTAGATTTGGTACCGTAGAAATTCATAAAGATCATCTTGTGGATTCTTTACTTCTAAAATCAACTGCGGGTTGCGATAGTATTATTACAATTACCGGAAGAGAAGTAGGGTTGGATAGTATTACCCAAACAATTTGTGATAATGCTTCCATAACTATTTTTGGAACCCGTTTTGACAAAAATAATACGAGCGGTGTAGCGAGAGGAATTGGACAAGCAGTTTCTGGTTGTGATAGTGTAGTGTTTGTAAGTTTGAAAATCAATAATTTTACAGAATTCTTTTTGAATGCTGTATTGTGTCCTGGAAAGGATACCTTAGTACAAGGTCAATTGTTTAATCAGGCAAGACCAAAAGGAGATGTTCCGTTGCCCGGCGGTTCTAGTACCGGTTGCGATAGTATAATCCATGTAGATTTGTTATATCCAAATAATATCGGTTCGTTTTCAACGACCATATGTCCGGGAGATAGTGTATTGGTTGTAAATCGTTTTTTTAGTGATCAAAATCCAACTGGACAAATCATTATTCCTAATGGATCTAGTTTTGGATGTGATACCATTATCAATGTTGCCATCACCGTTTTGCCAAATGCTATGGGCTTTTTTAATGCTGAAATTTGTAGAGGAGATACCTTGATATTAGGGAGCCAAAGAGAAATCTTTTTCTCTGGAAAACTTACCGGCACGTTAAGAGAAAACAATGGGGCTGCCAATGGTTGTGATAGTTTGGTTCGAGTTCAATTGAGTGAGATTCAGGATGCAATTGGAAAATTTGATACCGTTTTATGTGATCAACAAACAGTAACATATGAAGGTGAGACATTTTCAAAATCCAGACCTCGGGGCAGTTTTAAAATTCTAAATGCATCTTCGAGAATGTGTGACAGTTTTGTCAATGTCAATATTACGTTTATTCCACAAACAATTGGGTTTTTCAGTCCAATGATTTGTTCTAAAGATAGTATAAGAGTTGGAAATCAGTTTTTTTCAGCTAGGAATCCCACAGGTCAAATTCCTTTAATTTCAGCTGCTGGTTGCGATAGTATTTTAAATGTTTCAGTGCATATTAATCCAATTATTCAGGCTCAATTTGAACCAAAGGAATTAAAATGCAATGCAGCAAATACCGGAGAACTTATTATCAATACTATAACTGGAGGTTCTGGCACATTTAAAGTTTCCATTGATAATGGCCCAACTTTAAATTTTACATCAGGACAAACAATTGGAAATTTAGCTCAAGGGAATCATACCATTCGGATTATTGATCAACTTTCATGTGATACTAGTTTTACGTTTACAATAAATAATTCACAGAGTTTATTTTTACAATTACCAAATGATACTACAATTAAATTGGGAAATGCTGTAAACATAAATGCATCGGCCAATTTTAATCCTTCAATAATCACCTGGGATCCAACTTTATTTTTAAGTTGTACTAATTGTTTGAACCCTCAGTCGAAACCAGATCAGACGGTGACTTATATGTTGACCTTAGAAGATGATAAAGGTTGTATCATTAAGGACAATATGACAATTACAGTATTGGTTGATGAAGCAGATATTTTTGTTCCAAATGTATTTTCACCAAATGGTGATAATATTAATGATTTTTTTAATCCTGTATTTAAATTTCCCGAAAAAACTTCCATCCTAGTATTTAGGATATTTGACAGATGGGGAAATATGGTATATGAGAAATTAAATGGGGCTATAGGGGACCCATTTCCCTGGGATGGAAAATTCCAGGCTGAAAAATTAAACCCGGGGGTTTATACTTATGCCATTCAATATGCAGGAGAAGATAAGGTTGGGAAGTGGAAAACGGGTGATTTGACTTTGCTTAGATAG
- a CDS encoding alkaline phosphatase, protein MIGDGMGLSQITAGMYSNNNKLELERCSHIGLHKAHSSDNLITDSAAGANAFSIGMKTKNGHLGLDSLNRSHQTILEEAESKGFATGLVVTSTIVHATPAAFFSHQTDRDEYENIALDLLKTDIDLIIGGGKKYFDRRNNDSLNLITDLRDHDYLVTDYFEQDFDNWTFPVANKIVYFTADGDPLPVSNGRKYLPKATKDAIDFLKLKSEKGFFLMVEGSQIDWGGHANDANYIITEVLDFDQAIKHALDFAQLDQNTLVIITADHETGGFSINSGKKFGELKTSFTSKNHTADLIPVFAFGPGAELFSGIYENTEIYKKMYKLLFSTK, encoded by the coding sequence ATGATAGGTGACGGTATGGGCTTAAGTCAGATAACCGCAGGTATGTATTCCAATAATAATAAATTAGAATTAGAGCGATGCTCTCACATTGGACTTCACAAAGCGCATTCATCCGATAATTTAATAACAGATTCCGCAGCAGGCGCAAATGCTTTTTCAATTGGAATGAAAACTAAAAATGGACATTTAGGTTTAGATTCTTTAAACAGATCACATCAGACCATTTTGGAAGAAGCTGAATCAAAAGGTTTCGCCACCGGCTTGGTCGTTACTTCCACTATTGTACATGCCACACCTGCAGCGTTCTTTTCACATCAAACAGACCGTGACGAATATGAAAACATTGCTTTGGATTTACTAAAAACGGATATAGATTTAATAATTGGTGGCGGCAAAAAATATTTTGATCGAAGAAACAATGATAGTTTGAATTTGATTACTGATTTGAGAGATCATGATTATCTGGTAACTGATTATTTTGAGCAAGATTTTGATAATTGGACGTTCCCAGTTGCTAATAAAATTGTTTATTTTACAGCAGATGGAGATCCATTGCCTGTTTCAAATGGAAGGAAATATTTACCTAAAGCAACCAAAGACGCAATTGATTTTTTAAAATTAAAATCTGAAAAAGGATTTTTTTTAATGGTTGAAGGCTCTCAAATAGATTGGGGTGGACATGCAAATGATGCGAATTATATTATTACCGAAGTATTAGATTTTGATCAGGCTATTAAACATGCACTTGATTTCGCGCAACTTGATCAAAATACTTTAGTCATTATAACAGCCGACCATGAGACCGGTGGGTTTTCAATAAATTCCGGTAAAAAATTTGGAGAATTAAAGACTTCTTTTACTTCAAAAAATCATACTGCTGATTTAATTCCTGTTTTTGCTTTTGGACCAGGGGCTGAATTATTCTCAGGAATTTATGAAAATACGGAGATCTATAAAAAAATGTATAAATTATTATTTAGCACAAAATAA